Genomic window (Ictalurus furcatus strain D&B chromosome 26, Billie_1.0, whole genome shotgun sequence):
gtgtgtgtgtgtgtgtgtgtgtcagtcagcataaagctgtaacttcacTCTTTCCAAGACAgagggctttgcagtttcttggtaccttttttttttttttttttttttttgatctcgGTAACTTCAATAGGCTGGTAAGGAAATGAaagtttatagctgttataacgaAAATGAAAGCAGGATCTAACTTGTTCTACAACATTCAGTGTGACTGTAACTGGATAAAAAGTAGAACGCGtcattggcaaatcgctgtggtatacaAGTAGTAAGCTTGGGCGTGGCATTTTAGGGGAACGCCAATAAAAGGAGCTTCGCTTCGCTTCAGGCCGcaccacaccacaacacaccacctcattgttgattattttcctataacagtactcCGCGaagttgtttttattccttcttgaatgaatgatgaattgTAGCTTGTACATAATTTATTGCAGCTGCCAGTAAGAATGAAATCTCCTCCTCTGATGAAAGATTCATAGACAGGATATTtaatttagctatttttttGGGCGATATTAGTCATACATGGTTTACGTCTCAGTGCAATCGCGGTCATAAAACCAATTCTAGTTGTTAGGGTGACAGAATGCCTCAAGTGTCTTTACAGAAGCTCAAACGTCACCAGTTTTTCTGTCCACGAGCAGCGGTTCGGTTCGGGAATCAAACCGGTTCCGCTGGCCGAGTCACGACTCTTTTACGGTGGAACAGCTCCAGATTAGGCAGCGAATCCGGGACCAGAAAAACaccgtgtgtttgtttttgacaaATTGAGGACGGACACGAAGCAGTGTTTATGCAGCTCAATTGAATACAGTCGGCATTTATCATTATGACTTTATTAATAGTAAGAGCATTAGTGCATTGTGTGCCTTAGTTAAAGGTTAActaatatatttactggaaatAGGAACTGGGTGTGTAAGCAGCTGGAGCTTTGCTTAATGCTTAATTTTCGGAGGTTCAGGTCGACCTCGCTGTCTCACTGTTGCCCAGGATCATGTGTGTAGTGTTCGATCTATTACTCAACAAGGCCCAGAGTTCCCTTGTGTTAGAGCTGCTGGCAGAACGGTGCTACTTCCCATACACTCGTTTATCaaacattctccctctctctcgctctttctctctcgctcttttttctctctctctcttcctttcttttctttctctttctttctttcttttttctctctaattctttctttctctctttctttcttttttctctctcactctttttttctctttttctttcttttctttctctctttctttctttctctctttctttcttttttctttctttttttgtctttttcctttctctcgctcttttttctctttcttttttctctttctctcgctcttttttctctttctttcttttttctttcttttttctcattctttctttctttctttctctctttctgtctttctttttctttgtctttttttctctctctctcgctcttttttctctctctctttctttcttttctttctttctttctttctttctttctttctctctctctcccccacatgCTCTTATACACACAGTCTATTGCTTATACAAAGTATGTAAAAGAACAGAAGTAGTCAGGTCAAGtaggctttgttgtcattcctgTCATAACATGCGTTGTAAGGAATGAAATCTAGTTCCCTCAGAATTGCAGAGCTACTCGGTGAAAGACAAGATAATAACTTGTAGTGACTGACACTGCGAAGTCAACAAATACAAACAAGAAATGATAAACTATCCAATAAACAgcgtaaatgataacaggaactttccaaacgtaactataaactcCACAtgccctttttttaattaataaataatgctgCGGtgtaaaagcaataaaatgcaTCAGGATGTGCTCTTATTGGATAATAATGAACTTcagcagtccgtacaggatttcggagagtttttttgtgattgctgctgtcaagaatgcttgattttgctgcggcctTTTTCAAAATCTGCGATGCAATTTACGGagtcttttgtgctttttcgcagaaaactacttgaatcggtgaaattgcaatcgcacaaaATGGTTTTTCACAGTGTTtcacagtggtgtttgttggtaatgagacgttttagctgtactcatgttcagcgtgaatcaaagaggccttcggctgaatgcgtgtcgtgatgacgtcacatgacgcgtcttggcccaaacctgtggtcattttgaaaaatcgcgagcgccttgattttgcgttcatttctccGATTGCAAAATCGCTgcatcctggagggactgacttgAGGTTGCCAATAGTATCTCCACTTCACATCAGGGCTGGTCATTGATTATCTTTCCAAGAACAGCACGCctcagtgtgttttattcctcgctTATTTTATCGACTCGCTCTCTAATTCATTTTTGTATTCGgttatatgttgttgtttttttttttactcatttgatGACTTTTAGGCATTTTAGGGATTCCACGCTTCCTTTGAGCTACCTTATCATGGTAGCTAGCAGTactagcttgttttttttgtttgtttgtttgtgtattgtgaTTTTTAACCTAAAACGAATAGTGTCAGAGAAGAAAGCGAATATTGTTCATGCGTGATGTCTGAGCGAGCATCAAGACAATTGTtcgtttttggttttttttgtcatccgAGAGTAAAATGAAGCCAGCGGCTCTGTGACTGCTTCCTGCCTTGACACTTTTAAAGCAAGAGCTAAttgcatttacagcatgttaACCGTGAGAACTGTCTCGTTCTGCCTGTACTGTTCATGAGACATGCGAGTTGCGGTTAAGTGCACGGTTAAGCTTCTTTCCTTTGATTCATGGCGATCggtaatatctctctctctctctctctctctctctctctctcgctcttgccaCATGAGATGATGAGAAAGTGTCGAGTCAGATGATAGGACGCCTTAGGAAGGTGCATGGGTTATAAAATTAATCTTCTAATGGCAGCTCTCATCCCCTGTACCTCATGTTTTTTGACAGGCACGGGGACGTTTGGCAGGGTTTTTCTGGTCAAGGACAAAAAGACGAGGGAATTCTTTGCCCTGAAAGCCATGAAGATCCCAGACGTCatccgattaaaacaggagcAGCACGTTCATAACGAGAAGGAGGTTCTGACAGAGGTGAACCATCCCTTCCTCATCAGGCTGTGAGTGCGATTTGGATTTCAAACACACCATGTAAAATCCTAaagtagaggtcgaccgattgatcgttTTTGCGAATGAATTGGCACTATGACGGTcgctggaactatcggttatcgggcaaaaatccacaccgatagttttttcCTGGTTGTAGCTgtgaagggtccgctgtcattatacagtacgagagcgacCTCTAGAGGCAAAGTAATAACTATCGCTGatcaattttgttgtgttatttgaagtgtttttatttttattttttaaattcattttggatgtctctatttttatttgttatttggtgtgttactttttggttcagtttggatgtacatcttttatttactaatatttattaatagttaagcAGACATTGTAAAAACAAccagttgattaatcggttatcggcaggtaccaCCCAACTTaattatcggtatcggtaaaatccactatcggtcgacctctatcTTAAAGTTAAGCCGAATCTATTGACATGCAATTCAGTAATTATGCATAATGAAGCATAGTGGTGCTATacaccctacctagtgccctaGGTTGATTTCTAAACTATCCAGGAAATCGAATTAATCACATACAAAGCACGAGTCTGAATACAGACAGCAAGTTTCCCTGTCTATCTATTCATGCGTGTTTCTAACTTAAGTCcctgggtgtgtgagtgagagtgtgcatTCTGTTGTTACAAGCCGCAGTTCTGTGTGTAGGTTTTGGACGCACCATGACGAGCGATTCCTGTACATGCTAATGGACTACGTGCCAGGCGGCGAGCTGTTCAGCTACCTGCGCAAACGCGGCCGCTTCAGCAACAGCACCGGACTCTTCTACTCGGCAGAGATAGTGTGTGCCATCGAGTACCTGCACTCCAAAGAAATCGTCTACAGGGACCTGAAACCTGAGAACATCCTCCTGGACAGGGAGGGCCACATCCGCCTCACCGACTTCGGCTTCGCGAAGAAACTTTCAGATAGGTACGCAAATGCTACGGTTTCACACACCTCTTTTCACATAGAGCCTTATTATTAAGTCGAAATCAAATTCACGTGGAATTGTCCTCCAGCAGTTTAGCGTAATTACACCCAATCCTAAACAGGCTTCTTAAGACCTCCTGTTATTTGGTGTTTGAGCTAAACATTGTGGGATAATAGAGCTCCAGGGGTGGATTTGGTAAGCCTGACTTGCTGTATACATTGTTTTAATCCTAAGAACTATGTACaccttaaaatgtttttacttccttcttccttccttccttccttgcttcCAGCATTTTCCAGAATTCCTTTATGCACAAAGAAGGGTTGTTTGTGTCGTATTTgtgtcctttgtgtgtgtgggttgtttttttgttgttttttttcttctaaatacTATGTAGCTGTGATGTTTTTCCCATCAGAACTAAAGTACTCATGATGACGACTAAAAAGATCTTGGGGTCAGACGGTCACCCTCTTGTATTTTTCAtcgcaaaaacaacaaaacaagagTTAGTCAGCCAAATCTTTCCAAACCCCTCAGTAGTGTAGTCAAGGTTTGAAAAAGGTTACAAACATAACGTTCCTGTAATGTTCTGAGAATGCGTCATGATATTATAGTTATTTGTTTTATGCTGAATTCAAATGGATCATCCCACTCTGATGTCTCTCAGTGAAGTGAAACCCACTGAAGTTCAGTTAGCGATCGATGCTAAGTGTGTTTTCGGTGTAATTTTAGTCATGCGGAGCATTTCTTtagtaatttaccaacacatctgaggtaaatgttgatattctcAACGTCCttgtaatgtttttattgacattccGCCTGcacattgtttatattttatacttttaatGGCTGTGTGGTCGCTGGTGAAATCGTGAGCCTTAAGTCATAGCTAGTTTTATACTCACGGTCTGTGTTTTCTGGTTGCCTAGCGACAGTGCTCGCACGGCTCACAAATGTCGCAGCAATGTTAATGGAATGTTAATACGCATGACGTGGATTCGTTCTGAGACCTGCCATAAAACGTGACCGACTGACTCACGTTTATTAATCAGAATTATTCCACCAGtgtaatattgtatattatcAACCTACAAATCTTTTAAATAATCCTACAGTATTTTTCAACGTTGGGATCGAATTTTAGACTGCTGCTTAGTCACATTAACCGAGTGCGTCTTTTGAACGACGAGTATACACTTGGAGTCTGAGTAAACACATGAAGATAGATACGCCACAGCAGGATACAGCAGAACGAACAGGGAAAACGGGGTTAGAGAGCTTGTGATTTGCGCCAGAGACATTTTATGAGGAATTAAACATTCTGGGGGTGTGCTGTTCTTGGTAAGTAATCAACGACAAGGTAGCGTAAAGCCCGCTGATTTGAAGCGTTACTGTCCCCACACCGAAAtgatttccaataacagcacatcctgaggtacatcctcttgtaccacaacaacttgttgttttttatgtattaatgaACAACCTGTGGTagctttttttaatctatttatagttacgcTATTGTGctgtcgttactatagaaacgataacgtattacaTTACAACATTCGCATGCATAAAACAGTGATTTTTTTCATACAGGTGGAAGTACCATAGGGTGTGGGGAAAGGCAAAAATCATAATACAGGTTAAACAGGTCCTAATATAATGGTTATATAGTTAATCGTAGAGCCATTGGTTGCATTATAGGAAAGAAATGTTCTTAAAACGGCATGGTTCAGAAAACGAACATTCTGCCATCTTAAAACTGAACAGCTACGATATGGGAAAGCATCAGTGTTCGTCGTACAGACAATGCTGTAAAGGTAATGAAGTACATATCAGGCTAGataggtttaattttttttttttttttgctagaagACTCTTACAAGGCTTGTAACTGCTCGGCCTGTCTGCCTTCACTGTAATTTATTCCTGAAGAGAGAGGCACCAGTTTCTAAATAACCTTGGTGAAATTGAAAACTCTACCAGCAGGGGCCCTGTAAGTATCACTCAAgttgagagaaaaaagaaaagggaaaagggaaaaaaaaaaagctacctTTTGGGTAGGGGGgtaaagtgtgtgcgtgtgtgttataTGCAGTGCCGAGTGCCGCAGTGTTTTTTAGTCCAAGCTGACCCCTGTGGCATGTAAATATATTGGGCTGCGATTTAATTTTTGCCCATTACAGACCAGGGAGACAGGAATAGCTTCGGAGAAGGATGCTCTCCGATGTGCAACTGACCCACTTATAGAAATGGAAAGCATGAAACGAGGAACAACGAAAGGTGACCGAATTCTGTAATGTATTGATACTGCCCCCCAGTGGCTGCTGTTTGTTATTGCTGGAGACTATGTATCTGATCAGTCATctacatgtatgtatgttgtTGGCTGTCCTGATGCTGCTTTCCAAATAATCACCACAGCTTCTTTGCtacttgttaaaaaataataataaatcagagtTGCAGAGGTTTATCTCATTCTAATATCTCTCCTGAAACTGCTATCACACTTCATCCattcttttctgctttttttctgtcttgacACTGTGCTGGGTTGAACAAATGGTGTATTAGTCGCCCGAGTTTGGCATCTCTAGTAAAGCTTGTACTCTAAGACCAGAGTGTAAAACTCGGCTTCTGTCGTCCATTTTTGACTGAGCAAGTTTTTATTTCTCGCACTCCAGTGCTCAAATTCCGCTGGGTAAGCATCTTGTGAAGGTAGATCCTGGTATGTTTAATCACAGACCGACGTGACAGATGACCGATCGCAGATCTTTTTCCTCAGCCCGTTCCGATTCAGTGCCTGTATCTCGCGTCGAAACACTCATTGCGTAACCTTGTTTAAAAGTTAGTTTTCTCATGTTACACGGGAGCCAATCGGATCGCGGCCAGGAAAGCATACGACGGATATTCGACACGAGACTACCGTGTGAGACTTTCATTACTCTGTCACAGCGGGTGATGGATCGGTGAAGACTCTTGTCACGATGTCGTCTTTGCATCCGATGAGGACATGCAAGCGTGTGGACGTGATGGTCTGATCCAGTAGTGCTCTTTGGGTGGAGAAGTGACTTGATTACCTTTCCCCATCATGTTTGTCTTGGTGCGAGTATGGAGTAGCTGAGGCTGGATACAGACGTGTGAAGTGATAGAAAAATCAGGAAATCCGTATCTGGATGTTTCAATAGACAATTATAATAAGACGTGATGCACATACAGCGTACTATTTCCATTCAGGGTCACCGGGACATTTCTGGCTAATTCACAACATCCAAAAGGGTGTGGGAGTGcttgtgaatatgtgtgtgagagagcgagagagagaaggaggagtacACCTTTCCCAGCGTCCGTCCCTCTGCACACAAAGGCACCATCACCACAGCAACTAAGCGAGTACATGTATCTTGATGGCACCAGCCGCTCTCCCACAGCTGAGAGAATGAAACCGAGGCCAAGCAGCACCGAGGGGTACCATTTACTGCAGACCTTTTCCCACTTTCCACGTCCACACGGACAGAATCTCAATTTGGACTCGAGTgctcttctaaaaaaaaaaaattacatccaGTCGCCTAGAAACACTCCAGACACGCTGAAACTCTGAAGTCCTGCATTTCATGCTGGCGAGAGTAACAATTGGACAAACCGGACGTCTGCTTTCGGATTTGGTTACAAGCGCTAGGAGTGAATCAAACGCATAACAATAAACCGGGAAGTCTGTTTTACTCGAATAGCGAATTTTCATACGTAGCGACCaatagggatgggcgatatggacttaaaactacatcacgatattttctggtgtttattgcgataacgatgtCGGTGACGATATTAATATGGTATCGTGCACCGCTGTTTTTGGCTACAGGTGATCGCTGTGATCTTGAGCGTCTCAGAAACATGaacattgatctaaaaaaaaaaacagattgtctgtaaccaaaccagttccagattgtagcggtagctcctcgtttagcgatgaACTCCTCCTCGGCTTCACGTCCGCCACGTCCACTCGTTTTCGCTCTGCACTTGAGCTGCGAAACGGGTCGCTCACCCAATCCCATTtgtatgtaatgtttaattaatatatttgatAATACAAGCAAGAACTGGGGTGAAAGTATTCCCAAGCCTGATTTACATCAAGGCTTGTCGCCTGCAGTCACATGCATTTGTGTCAATTATTTGCCAGAAGGCAGCTTATTgacaaaagaaagggggaaaaaaaaaaacctttgtaaGCAAGGTGTTTTATGTAGCTGTACCTTAACAGGTTTTAATCGAATGCTATAGAGCCTCGGTTTGCGCTCGCAAATACTGCGGATTTTCTTCCAGCTATCAAAACACACAAATCCGACAAGCTGCTAGTCAGCACGGTGAAGAGGTCGTCTCTCTGCGGAATTACCGTCTTGTCTACTGCCAGTCAAACTGCCAGGATGTTGAGACGCGAGAGCTCTCGCATGGGTGTAAATAGTAATCAGAACGCTTTGTGATGAACGATCAGCATGTTATTAACACGCCAGGTCGAGTTGAAGGGTTTATTGGCGCAACTGAGGCACAGCTGCTTCAACTTTTAAACCTGGATGCATAAATGTGTACTGAATTCTTTTCTCCATAACCGAGCCATATAAACAGAGCTGTCAGTTTATTCGCTACGCCGATTTAGTATTTAATAacgttttaaatgaattatttctgAGTCGGGGGTTTATGGAAAAGATGATGTACTCTACACTGATTTGAATGCTTTGTTAGGTGATAGACAAGCGGACCTAATAGATCGAATAAACTGGGAATACACAGCACAAGTTTGAGGCAGAGGCCTTTATTTGTCGTGTATATGGTACAGGTTTTCTTTACATATCCCATATTGGtaggttggggtcagagagcagggtcggccatgatacagcgccccctggagcagagagggttaagggccttgttcaagggcccaacagtggcagcttggcagtgctggggcttgaaccctgacctcttgatcagtaacccagagccttagcCACTGAGCCACCCCTGCCCCTTGtcatattgtaatattatatcTCACACTCTATTCAATCTGCACAGAATATAGGATGGAAAATTACCCTTAAACCCACTGACCTCACTTGATCACTCGCgatataaatattattcatGGGAACACAGCCACAGTCCATTATCAACACAATTGTGCAGGTTATGGTGACTCGGGTCTcctttttgtttcatattttgtAAAGTCCAATCATTTCGAACACATTTGTCTCCTACTGATATTTTCGGATCAAAATtctattttgtaaaataaatatgatgtatACGTGTATCatgtaaaaaatgtcaaatcatGTTTCTTTGTCACCTTTTGTTTGGCTCTGTAGGACGTGGACTCTGTGCGGCACGCCTGAGTATTTAGCTCCAGAGGTAATCCAGAGTAAAGGTCACGGCCGGGCGGTGGACTGGTGGGCTCTGGGGGTTCTCATTTTCGAAATGCTTTCTGGGTGAGTGGGCAAAGgcatacgcgcacacacatatacacacacacacacacacatacacacacatttagacaGACTTAAGTACATGGGTTATTGGTTGTCGTCAGTCGTTTGTCTCGTTAATACAGCTTTTAGAGCATCAGTGGCTTATCAGAAAGAAATGCTGGAACAATATGAGCATGGTATGTGttcaccactagagggcagcacTCAGCCGAGTTTCTGAGGAATGGCGGATAAGACAAACGTGGACCACGGGACATTCTTGTAGCACAGTTTTCTGAAATGAGAAATAACACAAACCTTAACCAGAAAGGATTAGACAGAAATGGACACATCTGGCTGCGTTCCGTTTCTCGAAAACAGACTGAAACAATTAAGAAATGTTGTATTGGAATCATGAGTGAAAAATCCAAATCGGTTTCCCgcaaatgtaaaatataccaGGATGCATGTCCATCAGCCTGACTGTTACAGGGTCcactctttcactttctttctctctctctctctctctctctcactctcacacacacacacacacacacacacacacacacactcactcccactCACTCCCTGACAATACAtcttaaacatgtttattattattatttggaagTTTtttggcttttagtatgaatatgttcgcctcaaggttatctataagctactgtgctccaaaacaatgacagaaGTCGCACTGGGGAAAATATATGTATtcaaatttacagtctctctctaccaccaatacggatcaacaattttgatgacctcattctcatcagattttccatCCAATCAAACGCTCACTAGAATTCCGAAGTGTCCCGCcctcaacattataaaaatccatggttcTAACTGTCACGTACGGCTTAGCCTGGGCTGTGAGGGAAGGTAAAAGCTATTGGctgtttaaaaagggggaggggccACTCCatatgtcccaccctgacttcaGTGGAAGTTTTTAGGTACTTTACAGGGACTTTAAACTCGTATACAGTTTATGCAAACACTGGGTGTGCTATGTAAGCGACAACAAACACCACCCTGCTAACAAAGGCAGTGTGTGACAATTGCAGCTGTTTCATGGCTCAGGACAGATGCATCTCCTGACATCTGGCCCGGGTTTATCTGTTTTCgaaaatgatttaattatttaagaaaAGTGTAAGTACAACAGCTGGTGCAATACAACATAACTGGTCAGTGTTCCAGAATTCCCGCCTCAGTACTCTCAGATAATGGCACTGTGTCATATACTCTACGTGGAAAAGGTCAAATCTAGAACCTATAATTGTCCTTTTGCTGAAACCTTagaggttctatgtagaacctatAGTTCTATGTGGTGAAAAAGGTTAAAAACCAGAACATTTTTGGAATCTATGAACCCTTGaagagagggttttttttaagcgtGTAATTCACTGCAATATCAAATCCACATTTTTGTTCCTTTGgtcaagatttattttttttaattaagatttTTATCAAAAGTAAGTTGGTTTTATTGCTTCAACATGATACCAGGTTTAATACTCAGCAAAACAATTGTTTAGATAAACAGGTCAATAAGTAACTGCATCGTTTTatctgatttctttctttcttttttttttaaaaaaaaaaaaaagaagaagaagataattGTGTTATGTCTGGTCGATATTTAATATCGTCTAGTCAACCAGTACAGGCCTGGAGTTTTATTTATGGATAATACTAGCAACTTGCATTGCAATCGCAATATTAGTGAGACCGATCATAATTAGATATTATCCCCTGATTGTTCGGTGCTTGGTGAAATATTAGTCTGCATCTGGTCATAGATGTTGCTGTTATTTTTCAAACCTGACCTCCAGACACCCCTGTAAGCACCCTCCCATGACCTCTGTACATGGCTTCACAACACAAGCATTTCATTTCTGGTTGTCCAGCTGCGAAGCCCAGCGGTGCTACTGTTCTCTCTGGTCCTGCTTGTTACGCTCGTACGAAGACGAATTACCTGGCCGCCATACGGTAACTCAACAGCTCTGTGTTTCCTTGGCACGAAAGGAGTTTGTTCAGAAACTATAATACATCCAGCATCCACATATAAATGGTCCTGTCTAATGTTCCCCACTGTTCCATAACAAACTTCAAATTGAAATGATTCTCAGTGCACAGCTTGTTTAAATCCATGGTAGCTCTGCATCTTGGTTCAAACAATATCATACAAATGGTTTCATAACAAATGGTTTAAACAGTTAAGTGAATTAATGGAAAACACATCTGAACCACCAGCGTAATGACCTCCTGAAAAGTGGGTAACTGGAGTCAGGTATTTCAATCAGTGTAGGTTGGGTTTGACCCTGATATaaagccaacacacacatttttatgggTGTTGTATGTCTTGGTTCTTGAGCCTCGGCCTGTCAGtttaaactgaaatgtcttTGGCGTTCTGGAGATCAAACATTTGGAGATTTCACTGGCAATGTGTCTGCCATGTTTGTTTTCCTCACTCACCCCCAACCTTGCAACCTGATTGTTCAGGAGGTTAAA
Coding sequences:
- the prkx gene encoding cAMP-dependent protein kinase catalytic subunit PRKX isoform X1, which produces MATTITASPTTTTKGLTSEETDTTNSATLSTMAASLALNNRVYSLDDFDTVATVGTGTFGRVFLVKDKKTREFFALKAMKIPDVIRLKQEQHVHNEKEVLTEVNHPFLIRLFWTHHDERFLYMLMDYVPGGELFSYLRKRGRFSNSTGLFYSAEIVCAIEYLHSKEIVYRDLKPENILLDREGHIRLTDFGFAKKLSDRTWTLCGTPEYLAPEVIQSKGHGRAVDWWALGVLIFEMLSGYPPFFDDNPFGIYQKILAGKLEFPRHLDFYVKDLVKKFLVIDRARRLGNMKNGADDVKKHRWFKTVDWDAVPNRKLKPPIVPKVSHEGDTSNFEAYPEDEWKKETPVSPKDLEIFKNF
- the prkx gene encoding cAMP-dependent protein kinase catalytic subunit PRKX isoform X2 → MGDWEICMTNGTGTFGRVFLVKDKKTREFFALKAMKIPDVIRLKQEQHVHNEKEVLTEVNHPFLIRLFWTHHDERFLYMLMDYVPGGELFSYLRKRGRFSNSTGLFYSAEIVCAIEYLHSKEIVYRDLKPENILLDREGHIRLTDFGFAKKLSDRTWTLCGTPEYLAPEVIQSKGHGRAVDWWALGVLIFEMLSGYPPFFDDNPFGIYQKILAGKLEFPRHLDFYVKDLVKKFLVIDRARRLGNMKNGADDVKKHRWFKTVDWDAVPNRKLKPPIVPKVSHEGDTSNFEAYPEDEWKKETPVSPKDLEIFKNF